A single region of the Triplophysa dalaica isolate WHDGS20190420 chromosome 15, ASM1584641v1, whole genome shotgun sequence genome encodes:
- the grem2a gene encoding gremlin-2 — MFWKLAVPAILAWTLCVTTETKKPRPQGSIPSPYKQKGNDVSSPSLTLSSLTQHTSPRRQKGKHDVLSSSREALVVTERKYLKSDWCKTQPLRQTVSLEGCLSRTIINRFCYGQCNSFYIPRHLTSQTSSQRSRKMAPVPDHNSSFQSCAFCRPSRITTVTVRLHCPGLQPPYRQRKVQRIKQCKCVSVNVSAAH; from the coding sequence ATGTTCTGGAAGCTGGCAGTACCTGCCATATTGGCATGGACCCTCTGCGTGACTACGGAAACCaaaaagccacgcccacagGGTTCCATCCCATCCCCCTACAAGCAAAAGGGCAACGATGTGTCTTCGCCGTCCCTCACACTTTCATCGTTGACCCAGCACACATCGCCGCGACGGCAGAAGGGTAAGCACGATGTGCTGTCGTCCAGTCGTGAAGCCCTGGTGGTCACCGAGCGAAAGTACCTGAAGAGCGACTGGTGCAAAACACAGCCGTTACGTCAAACTGTCAGTCTGGAGGGCTGTTTGAGCCGCACCATCATCAACCGCTTTTGCTACGGCCAGTGCAACTCTTTCTACATCCCCCGTCACCTGACGTCTCAAACGTCGTCGCAACGAAGTCGAAAAATGGCGCCCGTGCCTGACCACAACTCTTCATTTCAGTCTTGCGCCTTCTGCCGGCCGAGCCGAATAACAACGGTTACCGTACGGCTTCACTGTCCCGGCCTGCAGCCGCCGTACCGGCAACGAAAAGTACAGCGTATTAAGCAATGCAAATGCGTGTCTGTCAACGTCAGCGCTGCACATTGA